In one Alnus glutinosa chromosome 12, dhAlnGlut1.1, whole genome shotgun sequence genomic region, the following are encoded:
- the LOC133851337 gene encoding uncharacterized protein LOC133851337 isoform X2 encodes MSYIPPHKRQSKDPDRPSPIPESLPREFRRNLDTSSSKSNQGRSFKIVYAGRAVTLWFAVGLDDNNQFPSSVHLEPVPMEFIERKFGGKPLALANRNPVESAQVGGSCMRKPWESIAENVLPNLLSSFENLRNEVVCQKLESVKPTLVARFGKILFHGPSISQETTTMDLAGETTLRKLKRSFYTSVPNSFAENIMGEVGRKIEVDFEEEKDLYHVKLSDATQPDSTLSCKCSVMKEHKKLQLYKVELNPVRHMVVDTSCLDKSLDLRLMLYTKGILTALTDEEMESIRNLINSAVLDPDVKGGLRWPLGFASSGNRFSVVGVWHTIAKAYKSPSRRLKVRHADRFDFRTSTGEASREISLKVKNIVSLLQEETVEISSVSDMLKDTLRLIWDLML; translated from the exons ATGTCTTACATTCCCCCACACAAGCGGCAGTCGAAGGACCCTGATAGGCCCTCACCAATACCAGAATCCCTTCCTCGTGAATTCAGGAGAAATCTTGATACGAGTTCATCCAAATCTAATCAAGGAAGAAGCTTTAAGATTGTCTATGCAGGCCGGGCTGTAACCTTATGGTTTGCAGTTGGTTTGGATGACAACAACCAATTTCCATCTTCCGTACATCTCGAGCCAGTTCCCATGGAGTTTATTGAGAGAAAATTCGGGGGAAAACCCCTTGCTTTGGCGAACCGAAATCCAG TTGAGAGTGCGCAAGTGGGAGGAAGTTGTATGAGGAAGCCATGGGAGTCTATTGCAGAAAATGTCCTGCCGAACCTGCTTTCCTCTTTTGAGAATTTGCGGAATGAAGTGGTTTGCCAAAAGTTGGAAAGCGTCAAGCCAACGCTGGTTGCTAGATTTGGGAAAATTCTTTTTCATGG CCCTTCAATCAGCCAGGAAACTACCACAATGGATTTGGCTGGAGAAACCACattgagaaaattgaaaagatcaTTTTACACAAGTGTTCCTAATTCATTCGCGGAAAACATCATGGGGGAAGTTGGCAGAAAGATTGAAGTTGACTTTGAAGAAGAGAAAGATTTATACCATGTGAAG TTGTCTGATGCCACACAACCGGATTCAACTCTTTCTTGCAAATGTAGTGTGATGAAAGAACATAAAAAGCTTCAGCTTTATAAG GTTGAACTAAACCCGGTGCGTCACATGGTTGTGGACACATCGTGCCTTGATAAAAGTTTAGACCTAAGGCTGATGCTATACACCAAGGGCATCTTAACAGCTCTCACT GATGAAGAGATGGAAAGCATTAGAAATCTGATTAATTCTGCAGTTTTAGATCCAGATGTGAAGGGTGGGTTGAGATGGCCCCTGGGTTTTGCGTCTTCTGGAAATAGATTTTCTGTGGTTGGGGTTTGGCACACAATAGCAAAAGCCTATAAAAGTCCATCAAGGAGGCTGAAGGTGAGACATGCTGATAGATTTGATTTTAGAACTTCAACTGGGGAAGCTTCAAGGGAGATAAGTTTGAAGGTTAAAAACATCGTCTCATTATTACAG
- the LOC133851337 gene encoding uncharacterized protein LOC133851337 isoform X1, whose amino-acid sequence MSYIPPHKRQSKDPDRPSPIPESLPREFRRNLDTSSSKSNQGRSFKIVYAGRAVTLWFAVGLDDNNQFPSSVHLEPVPMEFIERKFGGKPLALANRNPVESAQVGGSCMRKPWESIAENVLPNLLSSFENLRNEVVCQKLESVKPTLVARFGKILFHGSPSISQETTTMDLAGETTLRKLKRSFYTSVPNSFAENIMGEVGRKIEVDFEEEKDLYHVKLSDATQPDSTLSCKCSVMKEHKKLQLYKVELNPVRHMVVDTSCLDKSLDLRLMLYTKGILTALTDEEMESIRNLINSAVLDPDVKGGLRWPLGFASSGNRFSVVGVWHTIAKAYKSPSRRLKVRHADRFDFRTSTGEASREISLKVKNIVSLLQEETVEISSVSDMLKDTLRLIWDLML is encoded by the exons ATGTCTTACATTCCCCCACACAAGCGGCAGTCGAAGGACCCTGATAGGCCCTCACCAATACCAGAATCCCTTCCTCGTGAATTCAGGAGAAATCTTGATACGAGTTCATCCAAATCTAATCAAGGAAGAAGCTTTAAGATTGTCTATGCAGGCCGGGCTGTAACCTTATGGTTTGCAGTTGGTTTGGATGACAACAACCAATTTCCATCTTCCGTACATCTCGAGCCAGTTCCCATGGAGTTTATTGAGAGAAAATTCGGGGGAAAACCCCTTGCTTTGGCGAACCGAAATCCAG TTGAGAGTGCGCAAGTGGGAGGAAGTTGTATGAGGAAGCCATGGGAGTCTATTGCAGAAAATGTCCTGCCGAACCTGCTTTCCTCTTTTGAGAATTTGCGGAATGAAGTGGTTTGCCAAAAGTTGGAAAGCGTCAAGCCAACGCTGGTTGCTAGATTTGGGAAAATTCTTTTTCATGG AAGCCCTTCAATCAGCCAGGAAACTACCACAATGGATTTGGCTGGAGAAACCACattgagaaaattgaaaagatcaTTTTACACAAGTGTTCCTAATTCATTCGCGGAAAACATCATGGGGGAAGTTGGCAGAAAGATTGAAGTTGACTTTGAAGAAGAGAAAGATTTATACCATGTGAAG TTGTCTGATGCCACACAACCGGATTCAACTCTTTCTTGCAAATGTAGTGTGATGAAAGAACATAAAAAGCTTCAGCTTTATAAG GTTGAACTAAACCCGGTGCGTCACATGGTTGTGGACACATCGTGCCTTGATAAAAGTTTAGACCTAAGGCTGATGCTATACACCAAGGGCATCTTAACAGCTCTCACT GATGAAGAGATGGAAAGCATTAGAAATCTGATTAATTCTGCAGTTTTAGATCCAGATGTGAAGGGTGGGTTGAGATGGCCCCTGGGTTTTGCGTCTTCTGGAAATAGATTTTCTGTGGTTGGGGTTTGGCACACAATAGCAAAAGCCTATAAAAGTCCATCAAGGAGGCTGAAGGTGAGACATGCTGATAGATTTGATTTTAGAACTTCAACTGGGGAAGCTTCAAGGGAGATAAGTTTGAAGGTTAAAAACATCGTCTCATTATTACAG